From Actinosynnema mirum DSM 43827, a single genomic window includes:
- a CDS encoding putative baseplate assembly protein, with amino-acid sequence MLPAPNLDDRRFQQLVDEAKRYVQQSCPEWTDHNVSDPGVTLIETFAHMVDQLVYRLNRVPEKNHLAFLDLLGVSLFPPTAARAGVTFWLSAAQPDTVLLPAGTEVTTIGGESTGGVVFATTDDLPIVPCELERLVTRTEGGEHADRTRDLRGNADVDPDTRKNVQVFQPSPRAGDAMLIGLSAAVPRCAVVLRLDSSVEGIGVDPRQPPLVWEAWDGAGWAPCEVDEDGTGGLNRPGEVVLHVPAGHVESNVAGSTAGWLRCRVVEPVTGQPFYSESPTVREVEAYTIGGTVVAEHAETSTDVVVGESAGVPGQRFPLPSAPVLLDGPPVVVQVSEGEGWVDWSTVDDFGSSGPDDRHVVLDAGTGELRFPPAVREADGGLRRYGAVPAKGAVIRVPRYRTGGGRGGNVARGAISVLRSSVPYVAEVVNREAARGGVEAETVPEAKQRVPNQLRAQWRAVTAEDHELLAKQAAPSLARVRCLPAEHGARVLLVPDAVADEDDRLRFEQLMPGQELLTTVARYLEERRLIGSRLVVEPPRYQGVTVVARLVAAESEAERVRREALAALHRYLNPLRGGRDGEGWEFGRPVQFGEVFAVLQRVPGVSLVEEIRMFPANPITGARGGPVERLEIAPNALVFSHQHQVAVEQR; translated from the coding sequence ATGCTGCCCGCCCCGAACCTCGACGACCGCCGGTTCCAGCAGCTCGTGGACGAGGCCAAGCGGTACGTCCAGCAGAGCTGTCCGGAGTGGACGGACCACAACGTCTCCGACCCCGGCGTCACGCTGATCGAGACCTTCGCGCACATGGTCGACCAGCTGGTGTACCGGCTGAACCGGGTGCCGGAGAAGAACCACCTGGCGTTCCTCGACCTGCTCGGCGTCAGCCTGTTCCCGCCCACCGCCGCCCGCGCGGGCGTCACGTTCTGGCTGTCCGCCGCCCAACCGGACACCGTGCTGCTGCCCGCCGGGACCGAGGTCACCACGATCGGCGGCGAGAGCACGGGCGGTGTCGTGTTCGCCACCACCGACGACCTGCCGATCGTGCCGTGCGAGCTGGAACGGCTGGTCACCCGCACCGAGGGCGGCGAGCACGCCGACCGCACCAGGGACCTGCGCGGCAACGCCGACGTCGACCCGGACACCCGCAAGAACGTCCAGGTGTTCCAGCCCTCGCCGCGCGCGGGCGACGCGATGCTGATCGGCCTGTCGGCGGCGGTGCCGCGCTGCGCCGTCGTGCTGCGCCTGGACAGCAGCGTGGAGGGCATCGGCGTCGACCCGAGGCAACCGCCGCTGGTGTGGGAGGCCTGGGACGGCGCCGGGTGGGCGCCGTGCGAGGTCGACGAGGACGGCACCGGCGGGCTGAACCGGCCCGGCGAGGTCGTGCTGCACGTGCCCGCCGGGCACGTCGAGTCGAACGTCGCGGGCAGCACCGCCGGGTGGTTGCGCTGCCGCGTCGTGGAACCCGTCACGGGGCAGCCGTTCTACTCCGAGTCGCCGACCGTGCGCGAGGTGGAGGCCTACACCATCGGCGGCACCGTCGTCGCCGAGCACGCCGAGACCAGCACCGACGTCGTCGTCGGCGAGTCGGCCGGGGTGCCGGGCCAGCGGTTCCCGCTGCCCTCCGCGCCGGTGCTGCTGGACGGGCCGCCCGTGGTCGTGCAGGTCTCCGAGGGCGAGGGCTGGGTCGACTGGTCCACGGTGGACGACTTCGGCTCCTCGGGGCCGGACGACCGGCACGTCGTGCTCGACGCGGGCACCGGCGAGCTGCGGTTCCCGCCCGCCGTGCGCGAGGCCGACGGCGGGCTGCGCCGCTACGGGGCCGTCCCGGCCAAGGGCGCGGTGATCCGGGTCCCCCGCTACCGCACCGGGGGCGGGCGCGGCGGCAACGTGGCGCGCGGCGCGATCTCCGTGCTGCGCAGCTCCGTCCCGTACGTGGCGGAGGTGGTGAACCGGGAGGCGGCGCGCGGCGGCGTGGAGGCCGAGACCGTGCCCGAGGCCAAGCAGCGGGTGCCCAACCAGCTGCGCGCCCAGTGGCGGGCGGTCACCGCCGAGGACCACGAGCTGCTCGCCAAGCAGGCCGCGCCGTCGCTGGCGCGGGTGCGCTGCCTGCCCGCCGAGCACGGCGCGCGGGTGCTGCTGGTGCCCGACGCGGTGGCCGACGAGGACGACCGGTTGCGGTTCGAGCAGCTCATGCCGGGGCAGGAGCTGCTGACGACGGTGGCCCGGTACCTGGAGGAGCGCAGGCTCATCGGCAGCCGCCTGGTGGTGGAACCGCCGCGCTACCAGGGGGTCACGGTCGTGGCGCGGCTGGTGGCCGCCGAGTCCGAGGCCGAGCGGGTGCGGCGCGAGGCGCTGGCCGCCCTGCACCGCTACCTGAACCCGCTGCGCGGCGGGCGCGACGGCGAGGGGTGGGAGTTCGGCAGGCCCGTGCAGTTCGGCGAGGTGTTCGCGGTGCTGCAACGGGTTCCGGGGGTGTCGCTGGTGGAGGAGATCCGGATGTTCCCGGCGAACCCGATCACCGGGGCGCGCGGCGGGCCGGTGGAGCGGCTGGAGATCGCGCCGAACGCGCTGGTGTTCTCGCACCAGCACCAGGTCGCGGTGGAGCAGCGGTGA
- a CDS encoding phage tail protein, translated as MRAALPELPSSHPIGALLPALYAEDGFAQRFTDGLDAVLSAILSTVDNITAYLDPDLAPEDFLAWLSEWVAAEVDPRWPLELRRAAVSRAVELHAKRGTVSGLVERVELSLGVRVEVLDGPGASWSPEPDATIPAGPDGPVVVRVRPGVAAVDRERVEELVESLCPVHLRCVVEVLDGEPGSDGERGGEAG; from the coding sequence GTGAGGGCCGCGCTGCCGGAGCTGCCCAGCAGCCACCCCATCGGCGCCCTGCTGCCCGCCCTGTACGCGGAGGACGGGTTCGCGCAGCGGTTCACCGACGGGCTCGACGCGGTGCTGTCGGCGATTTTGTCCACTGTGGACAACATTACCGCTTACCTCGACCCCGACCTCGCGCCGGAGGACTTCCTGGCGTGGCTGTCGGAGTGGGTCGCGGCCGAGGTCGACCCCCGGTGGCCGCTGGAGCTGCGGCGCGCGGCGGTGAGCCGGGCGGTGGAGCTGCACGCCAAGCGCGGCACGGTGTCCGGGCTGGTGGAGCGGGTCGAGCTGTCGCTGGGGGTGCGGGTGGAGGTGCTGGACGGGCCGGGCGCGAGCTGGTCGCCGGAGCCGGACGCCACGATCCCGGCGGGGCCGGACGGGCCGGTGGTGGTGCGGGTGCGGCCGGGGGTGGCGGCGGTGGACCGGGAGCGGGTGGAGGAGCTGGTCGAGTCGCTGTGCCCGGTGCACCTGCGGTGCGTGGTCGAGGTGCTGGACGGGGAGCCGGGGTCGGACGGGGAGCGGGGCGGTGAGGCGGGGTGA
- a CDS encoding PAAR domain-containing protein gives MPMAARVNDKTTHGGTIGPPKSAKAMTVLVQGLPAAVVSAQHVCVIPPHAIASVANLVLPGKSLASRVFVGGLPAAVVGDQTSCGAKIIPIPPLRTVFVGGPL, from the coding sequence ATGCCCATGGCTGCCAGGGTCAACGACAAGACCACGCACGGCGGCACGATCGGACCGCCCAAGTCGGCGAAGGCCATGACCGTGCTCGTCCAGGGCCTGCCCGCCGCCGTGGTCAGCGCCCAGCACGTCTGCGTCATCCCGCCGCACGCCATCGCGAGCGTGGCGAACCTGGTGCTGCCGGGGAAGTCCTTGGCCAGCAGGGTGTTCGTCGGCGGGCTGCCCGCCGCCGTCGTCGGCGACCAGACCTCGTGCGGGGCGAAGATCATCCCGATCCCGCCGCTGCGCACCGTCTTCGTCGGGGGGCCGCTGTGA
- a CDS encoding GPW/gp25 family protein produces MSGFIGRGWGFPLGVDARGGIGMVEREQEIQEAVRLILGTAPGERPMRPEFGCGIHDLVFASADGATAGDISREVRTALERWEPRIEVTDVVVAFDAVDTGTLYIDVRYLVRSTNDPRNLVFPFYTIPSEESEVV; encoded by the coding sequence GTGAGCGGGTTCATCGGCCGGGGTTGGGGCTTCCCGCTCGGCGTCGACGCGCGCGGCGGCATCGGCATGGTCGAGCGCGAGCAGGAGATCCAGGAGGCCGTGCGGCTCATCCTCGGCACCGCGCCCGGCGAGCGGCCCATGCGCCCGGAGTTCGGCTGCGGCATCCACGACCTGGTGTTCGCCTCCGCCGACGGCGCCACCGCCGGTGACATCTCCCGCGAGGTGCGCACCGCACTGGAGCGCTGGGAGCCGCGCATCGAGGTCACCGACGTGGTCGTCGCGTTCGACGCGGTCGACACCGGCACGCTCTACATCGACGTGCGCTACCTGGTCCGCAGCACCAACGACCCGCGCAACCTGGTCTTCCCCTTCTACACCATCCCCTCCGAGGAGAGCGAGGTCGTCTGA